A region from the Benincasa hispida cultivar B227 chromosome 8, ASM972705v1, whole genome shotgun sequence genome encodes:
- the LOC120082580 gene encoding CASP-like protein 2B1: MSYSGIGVSPGNVPVYHGSNLKVFDKRVRVVELVLRFVICGLGVLAAVLVGTDTEVKSIFAIRKRAKFTDMKALVFLVVANSVAAAYSLVQGLRCVVSMVKGKVLFSKPLAWIIFSGDQIMAYVTVAAVASAAQSAVFGKLGQPELQWMKICDLYKKFCNQVGEGLASAVVASLSMVVLSCISAFSLFRLYNGGKNKSNSRW, from the exons ATGAGCTACTCTGGCATTGGTGTTAGCCCTGGGAATGTCCCTGTGTATCACGGCTCCAATTTGAAGGTCTTTGATAAAAGGGTGAGGGTGGTTGAATTGGTGTTGAGGTTTGTGATATGTGGCCTTGGAGTTCTTGCTGCTGTTCTTGTGGGGACTGATACTGAAGTTAAAAGTATCTTTGCCATTCGAAAGAGGGCAAAATTCACAGACATGAAAGCTCTTGT GTTTTTGGTGGTAGCAAATTCAGTAGCAGCAGCTTACTCTTTGGTCCAAGGATTGCGATGTGTGGTGAGCATGGTGAAGGGAAAAGTGCTCTTCAGCAAGCCTTTAGCTTGGATCATTTTCTCTGGCGATCAG ATTATGGCATATGTCACAGTGGCAGCAGTGGCATCGGCCGCCCAGTCAGCAGTTTTTGGGAAGCTGGGGCAGCCGGAGTTGCAGTGGATGAAGATATGCGATCTGTACAAGAAGTTCTGCAACCAAGTTGGGGAGGGACTTGCAAGCGCGGTGGTGGCGAGCTTGAGCATGGTGGTTTTATCTTGCATTTCAGCTTTCAGTCTCTTCCGCCTTTACAATGGAGGCAAGAACAAGAGCAACTCAAGATGGTAA